Below is a window of Mucilaginibacter ginkgonis DNA.
TGGAGCACCTTTGCCGCTTTGGCCGGGACCAGTGTTTTTAGCGGGTGGAATGCCCACTTTATAATAGCCGGCGCGATATGTTCTTGCCTGATCGGTGCATCATACCCGCTAACGCAGGTTTATCAGCATGATGAAGACAGCCGCCGCGGCGACCTAACCATCAGCATATTATTAGGATATAAAGGTTCGTTCATGTTCTCGGGGGCGCTGTTCGCTACCGCGATATTGCTTACATATTTATACTGGCGCGAAGTATCGTTAATGCCGTTGTATTGCTTTTTAATCTGTTCTGCACCAATTTTTGTTTATTTCAATTACTGGTTTTACAAGGTGGGTAAATCAACATCGAACGCAAATTTTAAATACGCGATGCGCATGAATTTTATCAGCGCGGGATGTATGCTCCTCTACTTTGGGGGGCTTATGGCCATCAGGTTAACAAGTAATTAACTACATTTATTACATGACCGAACTGCAGCGACTTTTATTGGCTTGCGACGAGCAACTAAAGCAAGGGCGGCAATGTGCGCTGGCTACAGTTGTGCAGGTAGAGGGTTCGGCCTATCGCAGGCCGGGTGCGCGTATGCTTATCACAGATACGGGCCAGCTTACGGGCACCATAAGCGGTGGTTGCCTGGAAGGCGATGCCCGCCGCAGGGCGCTGAAGGTAATGCAGCAAGGCAAGCCCGAAATTGTAATTTATGACAGCCTTGACCTGGACGATGACCTGGAACAAGGCGCCCAGCTAGGCTGCCAGGGGCTAGTACATGTGCTTATAGAGCCCGTTGAAACCGGTGATAAAGCAATGGAGTTGCTTCGGGTCGCTGCAGACGCGAATGAGCCGGCAGTGTTGACAACTTTCTTAAAGCGCCAGCAGCCGGAGGATAATTCAGGGGCGGTAATGCTTGTTACCGCAGGTGCAATCTTTACACAAAGCGAACTGAATAAGCAATTAGAAGCACTGCTAACTATTGAAGCAAGGCAGGCACTCGCCCGCGGGCAATCTGTAGTGCAAAGCCTTTCAATAGATGGAGAAGAAATAGAGATTTTCTTTGAAAATCTTAAACCGGCTCCACAGCTAACCATTTACGGTGCGGGTAATGACGTGCAGCCATTATTGAAGCTTGCTGTAAACTTAGGCTGGAAAGTGAATATCGTTGATGGCCGGGCAAACCTGGTCACACCTGAGCGATTTCCGGGCGCAGCCAATTTACGCTGTGTCAAAGTGGGTGAGTTAGAACAGGGAGTTGATAGCTTCGGTTTCGCTGTATTGATGAGCCATAATTACATTTATGACCTTGCCGTTTTAAAAGCACTCATCAATAAGCCTTCAGTTCAATACATCGGAATATTAGGGCCTAAGAAGAAGAAGGACAGAATGCTTGACGATTTGCACAACGAAGGCCATATCATTCCTTCCGGGTTTGTCGATAAGGTATTTGGCCCGGTTGGTTTAAATATAGGCGCAGAGGCTGCTGAGGAAATAGCAGTCGCGATTATGGCGGAGTTGGTAACAATAAGAAACGGGCACCCGGCAGGCTTTCTCCGCGATTTAGACGGCCCTATCCACAAGCCGGAATCGGTTATAGCTTATGCAGCCAGATAACTTCACCATAGTCATCCTGGCGGCAGGTAACTCGTCCCGATTGGGAAAGCCAAAGCAATTGCTTACGTACAATAACACGATACTTATTGGTCACGAAGTCCAAACCGCGGCAGATAGCGGCTGCAATGAGGTTGTGGTGGTAACGGGTGCCAATCATGATCAAGTGGCAACGGCGATCTCGTCAGAAGATGTGGTTGTAGTTGAAAATAGGAACTGGCAAACTGGGATGGCGTCATCTGTAAAAGCAGGGGTTGAATTTGCAATGGAAGGTCAATCGAAAGGTGTTTTGATAATGCTCTGCGACCAGCCCCTCATCACATCAGACCACCTAAAGAAGCTTGCCTCGACGTTTACCACAAACCCGGACAAAATAGTGGCAACACAATATGAGTCGGTCAAAGGTGTTCCTGCACTATTCCCGGAACGTTACTTTGATAAGCTCACGACATTGCGCGGCGATCAGGGCGCAAGGCAATTAATCGCTGATAATGGAGAGGACGTCATCGCGATAGCTTTTGAAGGCGCGGCTTTAGACATAGATACCGAAAGCGACTATCGTCAACTCATCAATCTTACTTCATCTTAGCAGCATATTTAATTCCACCCAGCAAATGGCCAAGAAAGAGCGGGTCGCTGTAAGATTCGTCGGTGTGGCCTAAGGCGGTGTAAAATGCACGGCCGCCATCGTAATTGTGGTACCAGCTCATAGGATGAAACTTGCCATTTGTGCCACCGGTGTAGGTCGACTCATCTATGGTGATCAGCACATGCAAGTCAGGCTGAATGTCTTTAAAGTTATATAACTCATCAAACCGTTGCCAATGCTCGGGCAGGTTTTTTGTGGCGATGAAATTCCGGTCAGTAATGTGAAACGTTGCGTTCTGCTGGTTTGGGTGACTGGTGAAGTATGCGCCAACAAGTTTGCCATACCATGGCCAGCCGTACTCCGTGTCTGAAGCGGCGTGCACACCTACATAACCATGTCCGTTGCGAATGTATACCTCAAACGCGACCTGCTGCGTATCGTTCAGTACGTCGCCCGTAGTGTTTAAAAATATAACTGCATCATACTTTTTAAGATAGTCGGCAGTAAAAAGATCAGCGCTGGTCGTGGTATCAACAGAGAAATTATTCTCACGGCCTAATTTATAGATTGCTTCTATACCTGCCGGTATCGAGGCATGGTGAAAACCTTTCGTCTTGCTGAACACCAATACGGAAGTCGCGTATGAAGTGCCGATTAAGCAGATCAGAAGCGCGCCTACAAAAATGCACCTTTTCATAATGGTGGGTTTGTTTGGAAAATCAAAAAGCCCCTCTGTTTGAGAGGGGCTTAAGCAAGAGGCATTTTATATGCCCATTGCACGTAAGTTTTTATAACTGGTGCTTAAGCTGGCGTAAGCATCTGCAGGCATGTCATGCTCTACAAAATAATGCTTAACACCACCTGTCGCCGCGTGTGCAAAAATGG
It encodes the following:
- a CDS encoding XdhC family protein, with translation MTELQRLLLACDEQLKQGRQCALATVVQVEGSAYRRPGARMLITDTGQLTGTISGGCLEGDARRRALKVMQQGKPEIVIYDSLDLDDDLEQGAQLGCQGLVHVLIEPVETGDKAMELLRVAADANEPAVLTTFLKRQQPEDNSGAVMLVTAGAIFTQSELNKQLEALLTIEARQALARGQSVVQSLSIDGEEIEIFFENLKPAPQLTIYGAGNDVQPLLKLAVNLGWKVNIVDGRANLVTPERFPGAANLRCVKVGELEQGVDSFGFAVLMSHNYIYDLAVLKALINKPSVQYIGILGPKKKKDRMLDDLHNEGHIIPSGFVDKVFGPVGLNIGAEAAEEIAVAIMAELVTIRNGHPAGFLRDLDGPIHKPESVIAYAAR
- a CDS encoding ThuA domain-containing protein — translated: MKRCIFVGALLICLIGTSYATSVLVFSKTKGFHHASIPAGIEAIYKLGRENNFSVDTTTSADLFTADYLKKYDAVIFLNTTGDVLNDTQQVAFEVYIRNGHGYVGVHAASDTEYGWPWYGKLVGAYFTSHPNQQNATFHITDRNFIATKNLPEHWQRFDELYNFKDIQPDLHVLITIDESTYTGGTNGKFHPMSWYHNYDGGRAFYTALGHTDESYSDPLFLGHLLGGIKYAAKMK
- a CDS encoding UbiA family prenyltransferase; its protein translation is MVLKHLLPSRSAIAHLRFVFSLFLMPVFCFALSQVPQFDAFKAILIFFIWHALAFPASNGYNSYFDRDEQSIGLLEKPPKVDISLYYFSIFIEVLAFGLSFLVSVEFAFAVLFYGITSKLYSHPATRLKKYPIVSFLTVFIFQGCFIYWSTFAALAGTSVFSGWNAHFIIAGAICSCLIGASYPLTQVYQHDEDSRRGDLTISILLGYKGSFMFSGALFATAILLTYLYWREVSLMPLYCFLICSAPIFVYFNYWFYKVGKSTSNANFKYAMRMNFISAGCMLLYFGGLMAIRLTSN
- a CDS encoding nucleotidyltransferase family protein produces the protein MQPDNFTIVILAAGNSSRLGKPKQLLTYNNTILIGHEVQTAADSGCNEVVVVTGANHDQVATAISSEDVVVVENRNWQTGMASSVKAGVEFAMEGQSKGVLIMLCDQPLITSDHLKKLASTFTTNPDKIVATQYESVKGVPALFPERYFDKLTTLRGDQGARQLIADNGEDVIAIAFEGAALDIDTESDYRQLINLTSS